In the genome of Dermatophagoides farinae isolate YC_2012a chromosome 4, ASM2471394v1, whole genome shotgun sequence, the window CGTAGTAGTAACCAACATGAATCAagttcatcaacatcatcagcatcacaTCGTCATAATCGAAGTAATCGAGATCGTGATTTACCTACGGCTtctactactaccaccaatatcaatacatcatcatcgtcatcaagtCGTAGAGATAAAGATAAAGATCATAAAGATCGCGATCGTTCAGATAGAAATGATCataaagaatcatcatcgtcatcgaaaaatcgatcatcaaaacaTGAATCTgatcataaatcatcatcatcatcatcacatcatcgttcatcatcatcaacacaatcgcattcacattcatcgtcaagtaaacaaaaatcaaaatcatcatcatcgcgtAGTAAAGATTCGAAAAAAGATTctgataaatgaataattttctgtgtgtgtttgtgtgtgtgtgtgtaaataaatatttttggaTGGCTATATACATTGTCGATTGCTTGGatgctttttttcatttttatattttgtttgtttgtaattcagtttattgattcataaataatttatcttttaaataaaaatgaatttttcaatccaaCAGGTTCaggttgttttgtttgtccatATATATTCTTAATTATCCATTTTGTCGTgacaatcgatgattataaaataaatttgaacaaacaaaatgatggatAATTGGATTACCTGGTTATTTGGCCAATGTCcactttctctttctctctgtgtgtgtataaatgaaaaatcatagGTTTGATGaatacgacaacaacaacgaaaaaaaaagagagtaAGTTGAGTTGAGTGATCAATTTCTGGAATGATCGATTTTTCCTGGATCACCATTTGATTAGgtaaatgattttgtttttctgtttcattcatttaattattAACTTGATTTGTGTTCAACGGAAACATCGGAACGATGGCAATTGGCCGTTGGGTGAGGCCATCATGATGCTTTTGGCCATTTTGGAaagaagcagaaaaaaaacggatgaTATGATCCAAGCAACAAATATATTTATGATACAGTTGCAAATATCGTTTgcaatttgatgaaatgagGAAGTTGTGAtccgtgtttttttttatttttcagtCGGGAAATGTATATTTATTCAGTTGAATTAAAGATTAGctcgtttgatgatgatgatgatgaccattggtcaacaacaacaacaacaacaacaaatgccagtgagtgcaaaaaaaaaaatttctcaataAATTTagatcaatttcatcatcatcatcatcagctgtaaaaatatgattatgacgatgatgtttgatgCATTTCctgttttcattcgaatttgttgctgctgcacCTATTTTCACTATGATCGGTTGAAATTGGTTGAAATCGAAATCGAATCTATCGGATCaattccaaaaataaaaataaaaaattttttttttgataaaattgaaaattttaaatttaattttttttctcaaaaaacaTGATATTTGAATGGCCAGATTTCAACGGAAGTGGGATATGcaaattttacaaaaaaaaaaaaaatttctgtctgtttttgttgccatttttaaagaaaaaaatttgaaaatgaagggaaaaaattagagttttttttggatcaaagattcaacagtaaaaaaaacgatgaaaaatgGACGCATGATAATGagagaatgagagagagagagagattatGTCACATTATTTTTGGCATGTGTGTAGGTGTAggtgaaattgattgaaaaaatttgatgaaaaaattaatgaatggatgacTACGATTCAAAGGACGATTAGACAGaatttcgtgtgtgtgtgtgtgtgtgtaatggttgaaaattcaaaaaaaaatttttttttttaacattgaAATCTGTGGTTAGATgtgaggattttttttggctctAGTTTTACGGAtatgacaatgaaatttgTAACGTATTTTATGGacaggaacaaaaaaaaatagaatttaaattcaatgaaaatgatgagattcaatgatgatgatgatgatgatgatgagcattaaaaaaacgataatagATAGTGGATGAGgtatgaaaaatgataatgatgatgatgaggatgatgatttgctacctgtggatgatgatgatgatgatgattttggccgatttgatgattagaGATGAGAATTTTTCCGAAATTTGGCtgttatttatatatagtaAGTTTGTGGATGATCCATTCTGGATAGCCGTTTTGAATAACCAGCTTCACAACGCTATCAGATTAGTTCTAAATCCATcatatatttgattgattaattattttttccatatcgatcaatattgattgatttatcaatatggacgaccaccaccaccataatgTGGTGGTGCCGATGCCATTGGTGATGGTGGCATTGCATATTGTGCCATATTATTACTGCCAGATGCTGCATAATCACcatgaccaccaccataacTGCCACCATGGccataaccaccaccaccaccgccaccataGCCATGATCAACGctaattaaaaaatattcattaaattcatgacaatcaacaaacattatcattctgGATACTCACTATACTGGATAATGATATGGTTCTGGATATGGAATTACTTTTTCATCTTTAATTGGTAATGGAATctattgattaatcaattatgataatgaattgaatgaatgaattgaaattatgattgatgaaagaaaaaaaaaatgcaataaaGAAACACATACCGGAATTGGCAATGGTAatggtttgaatttttctttactgGCCAATAATACACCCAACAATAATggaatcaatgtttttttcttcatttttgctGCTTCCACCATTTGTTGGTCAGCTGGTATCAACAATATGGTTGCCGCTATTAAACCGACAAACATTATGGcaaatttatgaatgaatttcatttttgttgctgtcgttgttgtcgctATAGTTGTTTTTCGTTGGTTAATTCaatcacacaaaaaaaatgaacacaaATTCacacgcaaaaaaaaataacacacatatgataatgaatggatgaatggtgaataaaattttcatttgaaaaacaatcgGTTTTTATATAAAACAGCCACGGTTATTCAAACTAACAAGTCccgtttttttctgataaatttattttttattttttattttcggtATAAAATATCCAGTAGCATCATGGCTCTTTCTCTCgcatttcaataatttttcttcattttgaaatttctttcctgaatgaatgatgatatgaagaGAAAGGTTTGATATCAGTGCATAAACAGTAGCCAGTagcaaacaaagaaaaaacaaaacaggtAGAAACAGagagaaattgaaattaaatccaACCAAATGCCgttcaaataaacaaatgtgTAATGATCAcaataaattgaacaaatagcgaaaaaaaaataacacacTAACTGAATTAAAGgagaaacaaacgaaaaaaatttagaaattAAAGGAAGTGCAAACAATTTGgcttgagaaaaaaaaatcaatcagtcTGACCATTGGCTGTTTTgtatcattttcatgattATAAAACCTTCGTCTCCCCCCTccccacaaaaaaaaagaaatcaaacaaatcgggaaattaaattgatgcaaacaaaaaaaaataataatcaacacacacacacacacaaacatgtTTCGCAATCTTATTTCTGACCGGCAAAGGggacgagaaaaaaaaaatttttttggatcaattaaatcaatttcgTTCAATTTGCTGCCGTTTCGtggatgttgtttttttgtttttaatttcattcaaaattttttttttttttttggaaatttccTTCAAATATCCGGTTTTTGtttgagaaaaatgaaaattttttttctctcgttttttttgcatgaaattttcattttatttaataatttgtatggagataaattttattttttcgtgaaattttttttttcaaaaaatccTAACTACTGAAGAGAAGAATAaacgaattgattgatcgatataTGTCGAACATCGATAATCATATAATCGCCGTCATTAACTGgacgttttgttttttttttacattatgCCCTAAATCGCTTGTTTCACATTCTATTATCATGACacgatgattgatttaaatgtaaattttgatCCATCCAATTTCCAATGATAGATCATGTCTAgactggttttttttcaccactcccccccccaaaaaaaaaaagtaacgACAAaccaaaattcattaatcataatggaacattttttttatgatgaaaaaaaatttgaaatttaaaatttaaatataaaatgaatgaaaatttaaataaaataaatatatattgacAAAACTGGCATGTTTATAGAGTAAAATGGGCAATAAAAGTGTTAAATtttacagatttttttttgtttgaattttgaaacagatcaaattttttggtttttttgtttgatacaaataataatgatgatgatcgatgaatGTATGAATGTGAAATGGTGAGCAATGAGAAatgtgataatgaatgaattttgtgctataaaatttggaaaaattgaaaatttttttttctcgtttcgtttcgttttgttgttccTATTGTTGGGAAAAAATGTAGTGAATTGGAATGATTGGTGTAATTTggaatttggaattttgtatcaaaaaaaaaaaaaaaaaaaaattcttggaaTGAATCGCATTTCCaatgatatgaaaatttttttcagtttacaattaataataataaatgatgatgatgatgaggtattgaatgaaaattttttttttccagtggagatataacaaaaaaaaacggtttCGGTTCCGGTTCTGGTTTtagttttggtttttttttttttttggtatggGGTGGGAAGCAAGGAGGTGtggaaaattaaaaactagaaaagaatcgaaaactgtatgaatttgataatgatcgaCTTGTggacaattaaaaaaaaaactggactTGAGACTATTGACAAAGAcaattatcgataatgaatgaatgatgaggaatgatggatgatgatgattgatgataataatgacatagatgatgatgatgataatgatagaaTTAGGATGATGATTGGGTCTGTGTTAtagattcattttgaatcaaatttttctagTTATTGGTCAGTTTTGCCCCATAGATCAAAAAAACCAGCATTccaatcaatgaaacaaaaggATAaccaaattgattcattcagctataaacacacacacacaaacatttgtTGATACTGggtatatcaaaaaaaaaaatcatgtttTCCGGTCATGGTTTCCAAAATAATCGGTAGTTGtatcaatattgataatggGCTATGGCTTCATTTAGTATATTCATTTAATATGGACGGAAACCTTGTGGTGGAAGTGCATATTGTGGCATATAACCACTGGCAGCAGCataatcaccaccaccaccgccaccaccgtAACCACCGCCGTAACCACCACCATGTTCATAACCACCGCTACTATTttgtttaattaattaattaattaattcatgatccattttaaattgataataatgaaaatactTACTACACTGGATAATGATATGGTTCTGGATATGGAATTACTTT includes:
- the LOC124490303 gene encoding uncharacterized protein LOC124490303; the encoded protein is MKFIHKFAIMFVGLIAATILLIPADQQMVEAAKMKKKTLIPLLLGVLLASKEKFKPLPLPIPIPLPIKDEKVIPYPEPYHYPVYVDHGYGGGGGGGYGHGGSYGGGHGDYAASGSNNMAQYAMPPSPMASAPPHYGGGGRPY